The following proteins are co-located in the Pedobacter sp. FW305-3-2-15-E-R2A2 genome:
- the lptC gene encoding LPS export ABC transporter periplasmic protein LptC, translated as MIMKSRAITLSGIAVLCLFQLCLSSCGEDDLKKAAPLSAKDKLILNRDRTTDVNITYSDSAMVKATATAPIMDKITPKNGAVYQEMPEGVRIKFLNEQQGVKGSVTSDYAIQRESEKLVIFRRNVIVVNEELTFNTEELTWDQNKRMFFSPTGVVTKPDGTVINAKNFSATEDFSIFKFEQGFGETYLDKKFGE; from the coding sequence ATGATCATGAAATCCCGGGCTATAACACTATCTGGAATCGCTGTACTTTGCTTATTCCAGCTCTGTTTAAGCTCCTGCGGAGAGGATGACCTGAAAAAAGCAGCGCCACTTTCCGCGAAGGATAAACTCATCCTGAACAGGGACCGTACCACGGATGTGAATATCACTTACAGTGATTCGGCCATGGTAAAAGCAACGGCAACGGCTCCGATCATGGATAAGATTACCCCCAAAAATGGTGCGGTATATCAGGAGATGCCGGAAGGCGTGAGAATCAAATTTCTAAACGAACAGCAAGGCGTCAAGGGCTCGGTAACTTCCGATTATGCGATTCAGCGGGAATCGGAAAAACTGGTGATCTTTAGACGGAATGTGATCGTGGTGAACGAAGAGTTAACCTTCAATACCGAAGAGCTGACCTGGGACCAAAATAAGCGGATGTTTTTCTCTCCAACAGGAGTGGTGACCAAGCCGGATGGGACCGTGATTAATGCAAAAAACTTCAGTGCAACGGAAGATTTCAGCATTTTTAAGTTCGAACAAGGTTTTGGAGAGACTTATCTGGACAAAAAATTCGGGGAATAA